Sequence from the Mobula hypostoma unplaced genomic scaffold, sMobHyp1.1 scaffold_56, whole genome shotgun sequence genome:
GTTGAATCCCTCTCCCCGGCTTCCCTGTGATGGATTCAGTCGGAGTCTTCGAGTATATCTGTGAGGCTGTATCAGTCTACGCTGTGACTGCTGCCTCGGACAATGTTCCGTTGTAAAATCAGCGAGGTGAGAAATGCTGGAATAGGGAACAAACACGGGGAATGCTGGAGGCAcaaggtagcatctatagaaagagaaaGTCGTGTCATAGGGACTCTCTGTAAACAGTTCAAACAAAATACACGCTGACTGCTTTCCCACATATTCTATTTTGCCTGGATGAGTGGTTCCGGGATTTCCTGTCTCTGTTTCGTTGTTCGGCTATTCTGTCGCTGACAGGGAGTTGCATGGAAGTTGATGATTGCCTAATGCAAGAATCCCGCCATCAGCGTCCAGATTTATTAATTTCATTCATATCAGACGCGGATGACGCCGATAGAAAATGTTCCAACCAGTACTAACTCTGTTACCTAGCTGTATCTTTCCGCTGCCCCTTCGCATTTTGGTCATCAGAAAGGAATCTGAATTCAAATCATTTGGCTTTATTTTTATgcataaactcagtcagctcttcGACATTTCTTCACCCTTCTACCGCTAAATGCAGCATTAAAGTCCAAATATTACATGATCCCCGAAAACTGCTGCATTGGGTTCTGCTCAGTTTTTTCTCAATTTGCTATTTTCTGTCTCTCTTCCAGCGAACCTGGTGGCGATCGTaatcctgtcccggggaaagtgcggtctctccaaatgtGTTACTCGCTACCTGGTGGGAATGGCAGCGGCCGATCTCCTGGTCGTTATCTCGCAACCGCTGCTGATGTGGACTGCTTGGATTTATTTTCCACAATCATTCCTGTTCATCACTCCTGTGTGCAGTCTCGCCAGATGGTTGATTTTTGCGAGCACCGCGGCCTCTGTCTGGCTGACTGTCGCTTTCACCGTCGATCGATTTGTGGCTATTTGCtgtgagaagctgaaaacaaaatattgcaccgagagaacggcGGCTGTGGTTATCGGGACAGTGAGTGTGCTGGCCTTTTTGGAGACTGTCCCCTGGGGCTTTACTTCTGAACCTCTTGTAATAATTGATGGTGTTCCCTGGTATTGTGTTCTTACATCGAGCTACAAATACTCTTCTTCTTGGGTGGTATTTGAGATGTTTCACCGCATTTTTACCCCTTGTGTCCCATTCTTTCTGATTTTGTTGTTCAATATTCT
This genomic interval carries:
- the LOC134342280 gene encoding probable G-protein coupled receptor 139, producing the protein MTPIENVPTTNLVAIVILSRGKCGLSKCVTRYLVGMAAADLLVVISQPLLMWTAWIYFPQSFLFITPVCSLARWLIFASTAASVWLTVAFTVDRFVAICCEKLKTKYCTERTAAVVIGTVSVLAFLETVPWGFTSEPLVIIDGVPWYCVLTSSYKYSSSWVVFEMFHRIFTPCVPFFLILLFNILTARRILVASRARRRLRGQKSGENDKDREMENRRKSIVLLFSITGSFILLWVTRLVFYIYQRISMNFVYYSVMHPVYIVEETSGMLHIISSCTNTCIYALTQSKFREDLKNAVIYPLNWILKLIQRI